GCCCAAAAATCCAATAACAGTTAGCCCTTCAACCCCCCAAAGCTTAGAAACATCAACTTTGCCTAAGTTCGTCCATTTTTTTGCTCTGCCTGCCTGTTTCCAAGTTGCTTTGGGTGAAATTGTGTCCGCTTCTGAGGTTCCTAAGGGCGGATAAATTTCTGTTTTGATAGATGCTTCTAAAAGGGGCGATCGCCCGGAAGGATGGACTGTGGGTGTGGGCAACTCTTCGGGTGTAGGCGACTCTTTAGATCCGGGCGATAAGTCGGATTTAGACGACAAGAAAACCGTGCTTCGATTCGTTTCAGCAGGTTTTACCGACGCGAGCACCGATCGCTGTTGAGGTGCAGCATCGGTGAGAGGGACAAATCCTGTTAGATCAGTTGCAGTCGATTGCGCCTCAGATTGCATCTCAGATTGCGTCTCAGACTGTGCCGCCGAATGTGCCGCCAAATGTGCCGCCGAACTCGATCGCTCATTCAACCCTGCCAGGGTTTGCTTTGCCCAACTTTGCACCTGTAAGTTGGCATGACCACAAAGCAACTGACAGAGAGCGATCGCCCGTTCCCGATCGCCCATTTGAGCATAGGCTTTAACCAACCCCATCTCTGCTCTGGCACGGGTAGGCGCGTTAGGAGTCGATTGCTGGACGCTTTCTAAAGTAGCGATCGCTTCGGTATAGTCTTGACGTTTCAGCGCTGCCAATCCTAACTGTAACGAGGAAGATTCGTTCATATCGCCCATAATTGGTTCACCAAAGTTGCCCCAAAGTTGTCAGAGGAAGGATACCCGTATCTATCTCTAACCTTTAACTCTATGCTGACCCCGTGCGCTGTCTTAAAGTAAAAGTAACCGATATAACGAACGGAGGAAACGATGCGTCAGCAAAACCCGACCTGGGATCTGGGAAGATTTGTAAAAACCTTGTCCTATTATGGGGCTGTTCCATTTCTCAGCGATTTAGACTGGTTCCAGCAGTGGTTTAGCAGTCGTCCTCATCCTAAAGTCAACCCTGCGTCCATCATGGCTCCTTTGGCAAATATGACCAATTGTGATGAAAAAATCGTTTTGGTTGGCGGTACAGGTGCGATCGCCCAACAGGTAATGCAGAATCTAACAACAGATGGAAGCGCTTCACAGATGCCTCAAGTTCGCATTCTGCCTTTCACTGTTGATCAATCCCTCACGCCCGACATCCTCCAACACACTACTGCTATCTTGATTGATGCCGCTGACTCAACCCCACAATTTATTCAAGCCCTAGCAGCACTTGACTTTGGACAAACGACTCAACCCCTGTTCGATTTCACCCAGTCTTCCAGCAATCTTAAGGAAGTTTGGGGCGCACTAGATGACGTGGTGATGGGTGGAGTCAGTGAGAGTAATATTCGCTTTAAAGATGGAGTTGCTGAGTTCTCAGGCAATGTTTCGATCGCCAACTCTGGCGGATTTGCTTCAGTTCGGACACGCAACTTTGAACCCGCGATCGATCTTTCCAACTCTGATGGCATTGCTCTGCGCGTTAAAGGCGACGGCAACCGCTACAAATTCATGCTCCGGACTGAAGCCCGTTGGGATGGCGTTGCCCACTGTCATTCTTTCGATACGGTTGCAAACAACTGGATTACTGTTCACGTTCCTTTTACTGAGTTTATTCCCGTTCTACGGGCAAAGACTGTTAGCAATAGTCCGCTTGATACTCAACGGGTTAGTGCTTTTCAGTTAATGTTAAGTAAGTTTGAGTACGATGGAGCGCTGAATCCTCACTTTCAGCCTGGATTATTTCAACTTCAAGTTGAGTCCATTAATGGGTACAGGCAATCTCTTTTGGATTCTAGGAAATCCCATGTTCCTCAACTGCTCGTGGTCAGTGACAGCCCCCAGACAGATGAAATGATTCGTCAGAGCAGCATTCCTCATTTCATTATTTATCCTAGTGAAAAATCTGTGGACTTGTGTATCGAAAAGATAGCATCTTGCCAAGGAAATACTTAAATAAAAATCTTTTTCTGATTAATTTTCTCTCCCTCACAAGTTCCTCAAAGTGTTGCAGTATAGGTAAAGGTATCGCATTAAAGGTTACGCAAAGGTAGGTTTATATGCTTTACAAGATCTTGGTAGCAGTGGATGAATCGTTCATGAACCGAGGGGTATTTGAGGAGGCGTTAGATTTATCTCGTAAAACCGGAGCTAGTCTGATGCTACTGCATGTGCTAACTCCTGAAGAGCGCCATCATCCAGAACTGCCTCGGAGCTATGTTCCCTACTACTACCCGATTGTTACAGATGAGTTATTGCAGCAGTATCAGGCAGAGTGGGAAATTGCTGAAAACCGAGGGCTAAATCTGCTGCGATCGCTAGCCCAAGAAGCAACAGGGGTAACAGTCGAGTTTACTCAAAACATTGGCAACCCAGGTCGCGTCATTTGTGATGTTGCCAAAGATTGGGGGGCAACCCTAATTGTTATGGGGCGGAGAGGCAGAACAGGGTTGAGTGAACTGCTCATGGGAAGCGTGAGTAATTATGTGATTCATCATGCCCCTTGTTCCGTTTTCGTGGTGCAAGGAAAGGTACAAGCTGCGGCAAACGTTACACCTGAGGAAAATACAATCCTTGCGGCATCTGTAAAGTAGGGCGCTGTTTGATTGCACTTAAGCCTGTGCGATCGCAATTCAGTAGGTGGCTGTTGAGTGAGTGTTAGAGCTTCATTGGAACAAATTGTTGATAGCACTTAGAAACAACCTATAGGAGGCGCTAATGTTTAACAGAATTTTAGTCACAATGGACAACTCTGATGCAATGAGTCAGTCTACATTTGAGAAAGCATTGGCTTTGGCAAAGCAAAACCATGCCCGATTGATGCTGCTCCACGTACTGCCCTCTAACTCAGCACAGCATTCTGATATGGATGCGTTGCAATCGCTCCACAAAACTGCAAAAAACCAAGGACTTGCTTCTGATGTTGCGCAACTCCATGGAGAGCATGACCATGTTATTTATGACTTGGCAAATCGTTGGGGTGCTGATCTAATCGTATTAGGTCAGCATGATTCGAAGCAAAATGACTCTGCTCTAAGCGATTGGTTTGCCGAACAAGCCCCCTGCTCGGTGCTGCTAGCTCAGACACCCGATGCGCTTCACTTAAAAGCAAGTCAAGTTGAACAATTTGCCATGATGGCTTAATCCTTTGCTAAGAGCCTCCTGGCAAAGAATCTAGCTCCCTGGAGGAAGCTGTGCTACAAAAAATCGTAGTTGCCTTAGACCGTTCTGAAACCTATCAACACGTTCTAGATGAAGCGTTAGCATTAGCAAAAGCGACACACGCTTCGCTCCTGTTTTTTCATGTGCTTAATCCAGTCGATCGCGGGTATCCATACCCCCTATATCCTAGTGCTGATGCTTATCCTGCCTTATACGAGGAAACAATTCAACTATACAGCGAACAGATCCGACGATTTGAGCAGGAGGGCATGGCATTTCTACGATCGCTGGCGCAACAAGCTACCGCTTTGGGTATTTCTGTCGAATGTTCCCAAAGTACGGGTGACCCAGGCAGAATGATTTGTCAGACTGCTGAGAATTGGAAAGCAGATGCGATTTTGATGGGACGACGAGGGCGATCGGGATTGCGCGAAATGCTGCTAGGCAGTGTCAGTAACTATGTGTTGCACCATGCGTCCTGCTCGGTCATGATGATTCAGGGCGTGTTCTCTGATGCTGAGGCATTGCAAGAATATTTAGATATTTGTTGAAGTGGATAACACGTTCATATATTGATTCAACGCGATCGCCCCGATTCGTTTCCAGTCTAGGTTTTCTACTGCATAATGTCGTCCTTGCAGCCCCATCGTTTTCCACTCGTGACGACGTTGCAGTAATGTGATTAAACCCTTGGCGATCGCTGCTGCTGTTGGCTGAACCACAACTCCGCAACCGCTTGCCTGCACATGAGGCGAAATTCCTGCTACCTCTGAAACAAGCAGCACTCGCCCAGCCATCATCGCCTCTAACGCAGCGAGTCCAAAACCCTCAAAGCGGGAAGGTAGACAGAAAATATCGTAGTTATTCATCACTGCGATTGGAGACTGCTCATACTCTGGTTCTAGAAACGTGACATTGAGGGAAAGCTGCTGGGCTTGGCGCTCTAGGGTAAGGCGATCGCCCTGATCCGCTCCTTGAATCACCAGTTCTACTGGGGTTTCTTTTAAGACTTTATGAACAGCTTCTAAAAGTAAATCTAATCCTTTATGGTGCTTGTCAATGCGCCCAAAAAAGAACAGCTTAGGCATTAGACTTTTATGCCATCGCAACCTAAATTCTGGCTCTGTCGTTGTGCCATTGGGAATAGTCAAGATTTGAGTGTGAACCCCCAAGCGGCGTAACCAGTCTCCCTGCCGAGCTTCCAGAACTTGCACGGCTTCAGCCTGCCGAAGCATGTGTTTCTCCAGCAACCACCAATAAGTCCACTTTAAATGAGGACTCTTCGCAAACATGGATGGACTGTAAACATCATGCGGAGCAATAATGTAGGGCACGTTTGCCTTGCGGCACAAGCGCGACATAGCGTAGATGCTAGCGTGAAAGATGCCGTTGAGAATAACTAGAGAATGGGGCGGTAGGCAGCGGATGTATGCTTTTAGGCGAAGAGAAAGTTGGAAGGATGGGCGGGTTTGAATAGGGTTAGCAAAACATTTAAGGGTATAACCTGCCTCGGTTTTTAGGGAGGTATTGTCTGTTGCAGAACCCTCTGATAGCACAGTAACAGCAGCCCCGGCTGAGACTAAGCCAGATGCCAAGCCGTGTACTGCCTTGACAATGCCATCATGGTGGCGATCGCCCTCGGTCGAAAAATGCCGAACGTAGAGGTAAATATCGATCATTTGCCAGTCTTGACCGCAAGCCCCTCAAGTTACTCTAATGTTCTCCAGTAGTTGTGCGGATAATCCGGATTAAATTTGTGTATTGTTTAAATCAACCTTGCTCGTAATCTGAGGACTCAACGCTGCCGCCGAAACAAGCGCTGCATCCACTGCCACAGCTTTTGCCACCAGGAATGCTGCGATCGCCGAGGACGAGACGGGGCGTTGGGCAGGGAGTTTTCCCACCAGTCAGGGGTAGAAGGTTTTGGTTCACCAATAGTGGGAACTGCACGAGGAACTGCTGCAATAATTTGATGAAGTTCGTAAATGGCTACTTTGCATTGCTTAACCATATACTCTAGTTGGAGTTCTTTATAGATTTGTTGCGCCTGTTGGTAGTTTTTTAAGGCTTGCCAGTGGTTGTCAAGTTTGGCTAATGCTTGAGCATTGTTCAAAAGGGAATTAGCTTCACCGTGGCGATCGCCAATCTGACAGAAGATTTTCAATGATTGTTGATAGAGTTCGATGGCTTGTGGATATTGTCTAAGGGAGTGATAAGCAGTGCCCAAGTTGACTAAAGACTCTGCTTCACTCCTGCGATCGCCAACTTGACGTTTGATTTCCAGCGATTGTTGATGAAACTCAATGGCTTGTGGGTACTGCCCAATTGACTTGTAAGCATTGCCTAGATTCATCAGAGAAATTGCTTCACCTTTAAGGTCGCCAATCTGACGTTTAATTTCCAGCGATTGTTGATGAAACTCAATAGCTTGCGGATATTGTTTCAATTTATCGTAAACATTTCCTAGATTGTTCAAAGAACCAGCTTCACCGTCGCGATTATTGATCTCTCGAAAGATTTCCAACGATTTTCGATTAAATTCAATGGCTTGCGGATACTGTCCGAGTGACTTGTAAGCAATGCCTATATTATTCAGAGAACCTGCCTCGCTGTAGCGATCGCTCAATTCCCTCGCAATCTGTAGCGATTGTTCATGAAGTGCGATCGCCTCATGATACTGCGATTGTGAATCATAAAAAAGTCCTAATCTCGTTAAGGTCTGCATCTGCTCTGCCGCTAACCCAAACTGCTTCTCAAGCTCTAATGCTTTCTGAAAACTAGCGATCGCCAACTCCTTCTCCCGCTCCAAATCTGTCGCCTCTCCCCGCTCAATCCGCTGCATATACGCCTGCCCCAAGCGGTCATACAACGTCGCCAAACTCACTGCATCTTTCCCCTGCTTCGCCTCCGTTTGGGCAATCAACTCCTGCACATCTGCCAGCGCCAACCCAAAATCATCGGACTGATCGGGTAATGCTCTTTCAGGTTCGGGCATTCGTCCCACAGGCTGCATCCCCACCGCCTCATCTCCCACAAACCGATAAACTCCCCGCCGCCAACTCCAAAAATCCGGCGACTTGCGGCTCATCGTGCGCAAAATTCGGCGCGTCACCCAGAGCACGATCGGGTAAGGAAACTCGCGCAATCCTTCCCTTGTCCATTGCAAATAGCCATAAAACTTGTCTAGCTGCGTAGCATCCTCATCATCTGCCCGCAAATTGAGCCACAGCAACTCCTCTGCCCCCGTCACCGTTAGCACAATGTGCCGCTGTTGCTCTTTTACCCAGGGGTTAGCAGTAATCCAGTTATCAATGGCGGCTCTGAGGCTAGGTTCTTTTTGGTTAAGCTGCAACCGCACCGTGTAAATATTAGGGAGCAATTCTTGTTCATAGCGTTCAATAATTTGGGTTCGCAGCGCGCGACTATCGCAGACCGCAATTAATAACGCTAACGTTCCTTTGCTGGATTCAATTACCGTTACCAGTTCTTCATAGGCATCTTCATTTTGCTGATTAGCAGATTCGTTCATGGCTCGGTAAGTTCAGGAAGCACGTCTTCCTGACGCAATAGATCAATGACAATAGGGTTTAAGTCATACCAAAGTTTGGCATTGCGATACTCTAAAATATGCAACCCATGCAACAAATCTAAAAACCGCTGATCCTCCGTGTCTTGAGGTTTCCCCTGGTCATAAATTCCCTTCAGAAGCTCGTAGTCTTTTTGCCCCAACGGTTCGTCATATTCAATCTGAAAGTCTGTTAACACCTGCTCTAAAATTTCCGCATCAATGTTCACAGGTACGATCGCCTCTGCATTCCGCAAAGCTCGCTGGAGCCGCACAGAATACTTGTCACAACAACGACTGGCTAACCGAATCATTTCCCGTAGCACACCGCCGCTTTTAAGAACTAGCTTGCGTTTGGTCTGTGGATCAATTAGGTCTGGCGATAAACGGCGATCGAGAATCTTCTCAAAACTTTCAACGAGTTTAGGTTGTACAGGAGTTGGCTGAAGCTGATGGCTGTCTCCTTTGGCAAAAAACTTTGCCACCCGCATTGTATGAATTTTGTCAGTACTGGCATCAAGCAGCTTTCGCAGTTTGACATCCCGCAATACAAAGATAGGAATTGTGTAGATAATCCGAAATTGTGGTTGGGAGAGAGGCTGAATATTGTTACCGTACACTTTCTCGGCAAGATCTGGATTGAGTTTATCTAAATCATCAATAATGACGAGGATAGGGCGATCGCACCCGGCTTGAATCACTGCTGCGATCTCATTAATCCGACCGATTAAATCAGAAATTTTGCGATCGAATTCAGTTTTAATTTCCTCTCGAATGACTGCATTTGCCTTTATATTGCCTTTGAGCGAGATCCAAAACTTGGCGATCAAGTCTGCCAAGTTCAATCCAGCACCTGCTTCATAACCTGCATCTAGGCTTGCTTCTAGCTGACTCGTCTCCACCTTTGTGTAACGACCGAACCAACGGTAAAAAGCTTTTTTCGTTGAAGGTTTAATTGCAATATTTTTTTGTTCTGCAACTTCCATCATTTGCGTGGCAATGGTGAACAAAATATTCACATGGTTGATATCTGCCATCTCAACCAGATCGGCAACAGAGAATAAGACCACAAAGTATCGCGAATCTAGGCGATAACGCAGTTCCGCCAACAGCGTTGATTTACCGCAGCCTGTATGTCCTGTGAAAAGATGTTTTTCGGTTTCTAAAGAACTCGTAATCGCTTGTTCTAACTCATCTAACAGATCTGGATCATGCTCCACCCAAAAGCGATTCAAGTCTTCGGCCGTTTGTAAGGGTTGAAGGCGCAAATTATAATTTGCAAACCTGAAGGTTTCTAGACGGGTTTGCAGTTCTTCAGGGGTAGTTCCAGGATTAGGCATGGGGGCGATCGCAATCTACATCCCTATATTAGTGAATTGAGAGCAAAACATTGAACAATTGCCAAGAATGTCCTGAATGCTAAAGAAGTTCTTTGAAAGATGAAACTATAAGCTCTCAGGGTCGTTTCATTGGTCACTTCACTATGCCGGATCTATCTCTCCTCATCGCCAGTCTGAATCAGCCAGGAACGGTTCATAAGCCCGTGCTACCGTCCGTTCTTAGATCTGTGTCTACTTCAGTGCCTTTATCGTGCATAGCAATTCCTAAAATATCTGGTTCTCCCGAAAGCGCTGTAGTTGACAGCACTCCTTGTCCAGAGTTTAGTCTGGTTACCGTCTCCACTGTGCCGATCGCTCCGAGCGACCCGCAAGGGATCGCCCTGCCTATTTTTGTCACTGAACCTGCTCTCCCTGCTTTACCGCCTGCTAATCTAGCTGCGAATCCCTACCTGCCTCAGCTTTCAGTCAAGCTTGATCCTCTACAGCCTGGTTGGACGAGCGACCTTCGCCCTAGATCAACCAGTCAACTTTATCAACAGCGCCTAGAGGCATTGCGGCAAGGAAAAACCTATACTCGCTTACCGACTGACAGCTTTTTGAATGCATGGGCGAATGCTGCTAAATCGGTGGCTTACGAACAATGGACGGCTTTGCTGGAACAAGAAGCTGCCGCAATGGCGAAAGGTCAGGGTCAGAATCGGCTTACTGTAATTATTGGTGATTCGATTAGCCAGTGGTTGCCCAATGAGCAACTGTCGAGCGATCGCTTTTATCTTAATCAAGGTATCTCTGGAGACACGACAGGCGGTATCTTACGACGATTATCTGCGCTGGATCAAGTACGCCCCGATACCATTTACGTCATGGCTGGTGTGAATGATTTGAAGAACGGTAAAACGGATCAAGAGATCTTGGCAAATCTTCAAAAAATTATGCAGCGGTTGCGTCAATCCCACCCGCGAGCTCAAGTCATTATTAATTCAGTGTTACCGACTCGTTTGGCAGCTATTCCCAGCGATCGCACCACTTTGCTCAATCAACAAATCGCCCAATTGGTTGAACAAGAAGGAGTTAAATACCTGGCGCTAACTTCTGCCTTTACCGATAGTAATGGCATATTGCACCGCGATTTTACAACTGATGGGTTGCATTTAAGTCCTCAAGGCTACGCGGTTTGGACTAGCGCATTGCGATCGATTGATGCAGTCACCATGGCAAGGCTAACCCCATAAAAAGCGCTGTTGATCCTATTTAATCAGCAGCGCCTAGCCGTCCTAATTCAAAATCCAAACTACTCTAATTGCTTAAGCAGAAAGGGACTTATTAGCCTTCTTTAAGCTGGATAAATCCTCAACCGTCGATTCGGTTCTTCGCCAAAGCTCGACGATTTCAACCGATAATGCTCTACCAACTCATGCTGCATTTTGCGAACTTGGGGCGATCGCGGCAATAACTCCACAGGCTGACCCTTAGGAATCACAATTTGCTCAACTGCTAACCGCGCTTCTTCCAACGCTTCAATCTCATTATCATCGCCGTTGCGAGAAAACAAACCAATGTTAATCGGTTCATCTTCACCCGCAACATCCATATGCAGCATCCGCTGAAGCGCTCGAATGATCTGAGGCACGCTGTTAGACTTAACCGCATGAATCGGAACTTGGCGATTCTGGGCTAGATGACGCAATTTAGAATGGTTTTTGAGATGCGATCGCAACGCCAATACCGCATCTGCATCATCAATATCTTTCGTGAGTGTGACCGGAAGATTTAACGCCCGAATGACCTGATCTAACTGATGACGACTCACAGCATAAGGGTAGACGTGCAATGGTAAGTCTTCACCATTAGCGCCTCGAGTCACACCGACTTCGTCAAACTCAGGGGTGAAGTTCAAGGAGTCGCTGAGAAGTTGATCGAACTGCTGTAGCTCAGGCTGACGATCAAAGGAGCGACCCCTTGCGGTTATCTCGGAGAGATCCGGCTGACGTTCTAAAAAGGCATGAGAAACCCCGTCCGCCCCTAAATCATTACGACGATAAGAAGAAAGCGGTGTCATTTGTCCGGAAGTACGCCAGCCTCCATTGCGACTGCGGCTACCGGGTTGCAAAGCCGCAGCACTTGTCGATGAAGGTCTATTGGGAGGATGAGGAGCGTCAGGAAACTCGTGGGTAATAATCGTTTTACCCTTCTCGTTGACTGCTCTCACTTGAGGGTTAGGTTGTCGTCCCCGCAACAAACTATCGACTGTTTCTGATACATCCTCATGAATGACCCATTTTTGTTGCTCTAGCATCTCTACAGCAATGTCAAATGTGGGTGGAGCTTTGCGCTCTAAGACGCTCTTTTGGCTGCCTCGCCGCCGGGCTTCATCGTCGCCTAGTGTAACCGATTGAATACCACCCACGAGATCGGACAGCGTTGGGTTTTTAATCAAGTTTTCAATTCGGTTACCATGAGCGGTGCCAACCAACTGGACACCGCGTTCCGCGATCGTTCGGGCTGCTAAAGCTTCTAGCTCTGTCCCAATTTCGTCAATGACGATCACTTCTGGCATGTGGTTTTCGACCGCTTCAATCATCACCTGGTGCTGAAGTTCGGGTCTTGCCACCTGCATCCGTCGAGCACGTCCGATCGCCGGATGGGGAATATCGCCATCGCCAGCAATTTCATTAGACGTGTCAATAATAACAACGCGCTTGCCCAAGTCATCGGCTAGAACTCTAGCAATTTCTCGAAGCGCTGTTGTCTTACCTACACCCGGACGACCCAGCATGAGGATCGATCGCCCTGTCTCTACTAAGTCCCTAATCATGCTGATGGTGCCAAAAATAGCACGACCGACGCGGCAGGTTAAACCAATGACTTCGCCAGCCCGGTTCCGCATGGCGCTAATGCGATGTAAAGTTCGCTCAATGCCAGCCCGGTTGTCGCCACTGAACAGACCCACTCGTTCAATGCAGTGATCTAATTCAGCACGGCTTACAGGTGTAGTTGCCAAATACTCAGTTTCACCTGGGAAGCGAGCTTCTGGTAAGCGTCCTAAATCTAGCACGATCTCTACCAGCTTTTGGCGCTTAGGATGCTGTTTGATCTGCTGACAAAGTTCGTCGGGCAATATTTCTAAAAGCTCATCTAAATCATCGGTGACCAAGAAATCTGGGGTGACTTCGTCTTGAATCGTCGTTTGTTCAGATTCAGAAGGCTTGTCAAGTTCGTCGAAAGGATTAGCAGCGTTGAGTGTCATGGGGAGTAATGTCAGGTTCCTGATGGCAGTGGAGCGGTGGTCAGTATTCTGAGTCAGGTCGGAATCTTAGTTGATTAAATGAGTTTAACCAGAGGCAATTCTGGAATGGCAGGTTTTAGGGGCATAGTTTTCAGGGGTGAAATTAAGGTATGGGCGAGGTGAACGCAGTCCCACAGCAGATCTGGAGCATCCTCAAGACGAGTTGATGAATGAACAGATGTTTGAGTGAGTATAGGTGGATGTCTTGATTGATCTTCTAGCTGCTCTAGAACGGGAGACAGTAAAGCTCGGGCATAGCTACCGTAGGCAATTCCAGCGATCGCCTTTTTACCACCGTTTCCTCGCAATAATCCTTGCACCCTTAGTTTTTCAACAGTATGACTATTAGTCCCGCCTGCAAGCTGCACATATCCTGGCAAATCAGCTGCCAGAACCTTCTGTCCTAGCTTTACAGCAGCGCGAGTTGCGCCATCACCTAGGTCACCGCTCATGGGTCTACCATCAGTCTGCCAAATCAATGCACAAGGGAGAGGAGCAATTAGATCATGAAGCGCCCTTAGGTAGCCAATCAAGTCTTCTCCATTAGGGCAGCTAATAGCAATAAGTTTAAGCTTAGGGATTTGAGGCGCGATCGCCTCCCAGAGTTTGGCAAAATCCTCCAATCTTCCTACTTGGGTATGAATTTCTACAGCATCGACCCCCGTCAGCACCAGGGGGGCGATCGCGGCTGGTGTCAGTCGATGCGATCGCGTTCCAATGATATTGATAGGACAAATAGGCAAGCAGCGTCCACAGCCATAGCAACGACTGTCAATAACGCCCGAAAACCCCTCAGAACTAAAGGCGATCGCTTGAGCAGGACAGATCGATTCACACGGACGCAGGCAGTCTGAAGGGCAAAAGGTTGGGTCAAATTCGGCTTTTCGGAAATGAGGGTCTTCCCCATCATTAAGGCTGACCATTAACCATGGATATCCAGGTCGAAAGCCGCGGGATCGGGCTTCATTAGCAAGACTGCCAGCCACTTGTAGCGCTTCACGGGCGGCAAAAATGACTGCGGGATCAGCAGCGACATCAATACAGTCAGCACCCGCCAAGGCGTAGGACAGGGTCAAACTTCGGATTGCAGGGAGGTTCTGAAAGCTGGCTCCGCAAATGAGCTTGAACCAGTTACCGTCCCTTAAGGATTGCAGAGGATGAAGTAAGTAAGTCACTCTTCTATACTAAAGGCTTCCTTTAGAAAAGACGATGACCTACACTACAGTTCTTTAAAAAGCGCAACATGAGTAATAGCTGTGATCCCCAATCAGATCCTAGATGTCTGGAGAAGATGTTCAGTCTTCTAAGAGATCACCGAGTTCATGCTCTATGCTGCCCTTAGGAACTCGCTTAGAGGCTTCCAGTTAAAGCTACGATCGCCGCCCATCTCTACTACTACCTTAATTCTTGGCTCCATTGTCGGTAGCGCGATCAAAAACTGTAGCTCCTGTTGTGAAAGCACTCCTCCTTCCAGCAGCCAAATCACCAGCCCCTTGGATTTAGGCGGCAGGGTTTCTAACTGATATTTGGCGGCAGGCGGTAAGAAATAGGTATATCCAACTGCGCCTTCCTTCCCTGTATTTTTTTTACCCAAGTGGGGTGGACGAACCCCATGCACTCCTAGTAGGTAAGCACCTAAATCACCTAATCCGCGAGCGCTGATGTTCATCATGCCATAGCCCGCAGCCCTGACTCGACGTTGATAGCGTCCTTCAGCACCGCCCTCAAGAGGAATCGTGATCCCAACTGCGCCGGAGGTTTCCAGAGCTTTAATGAACGGTTTACCAGTCGTGATCAACGCCATAAGTCCTGTG
The DNA window shown above is from Timaviella obliquedivisa GSE-PSE-MK23-08B and carries:
- a CDS encoding lysophospholipase; translated protein: MPDLSLLIASLNQPGTVHKPVLPSVLRSVSTSVPLSCIAIPKISGSPESAVVDSTPCPEFSLVTVSTVPIAPSDPQGIALPIFVTEPALPALPPANLAANPYLPQLSVKLDPLQPGWTSDLRPRSTSQLYQQRLEALRQGKTYTRLPTDSFLNAWANAAKSVAYEQWTALLEQEAAAMAKGQGQNRLTVIIGDSISQWLPNEQLSSDRFYLNQGISGDTTGGILRRLSALDQVRPDTIYVMAGVNDLKNGKTDQEILANLQKIMQRLRQSHPRAQVIINSVLPTRLAAIPSDRTTLLNQQIAQLVEQEGVKYLALTSAFTDSNGILHRDFTTDGLHLSPQGYAVWTSALRSIDAVTMARLTP
- a CDS encoding AAA family ATPase; translation: MTLNAANPFDELDKPSESEQTTIQDEVTPDFLVTDDLDELLEILPDELCQQIKQHPKRQKLVEIVLDLGRLPEARFPGETEYLATTPVSRAELDHCIERVGLFSGDNRAGIERTLHRISAMRNRAGEVIGLTCRVGRAIFGTISMIRDLVETGRSILMLGRPGVGKTTALREIARVLADDLGKRVVIIDTSNEIAGDGDIPHPAIGRARRMQVARPELQHQVMIEAVENHMPEVIVIDEIGTELEALAARTIAERGVQLVGTAHGNRIENLIKNPTLSDLVGGIQSVTLGDDEARRRGSQKSVLERKAPPTFDIAVEMLEQQKWVIHEDVSETVDSLLRGRQPNPQVRAVNEKGKTIITHEFPDAPHPPNRPSSTSAAALQPGSRSRNGGWRTSGQMTPLSSYRRNDLGADGVSHAFLERQPDLSEITARGRSFDRQPELQQFDQLLSDSLNFTPEFDEVGVTRGANGEDLPLHVYPYAVSRHQLDQVIRALNLPVTLTKDIDDADAVLALRSHLKNHSKLRHLAQNRQVPIHAVKSNSVPQIIRALQRMLHMDVAGEDEPINIGLFSRNGDDNEIEALEEARLAVEQIVIPKGQPVELLPRSPQVRKMQHELVEHYRLKSSSFGEEPNRRLRIYPA
- a CDS encoding 4Fe-4S ferredoxin, whose translation is MTYLLHPLQSLRDGNWFKLICGASFQNLPAIRSLTLSYALAGADCIDVAADPAVIFAAREALQVAGSLANEARSRGFRPGYPWLMVSLNDGEDPHFRKAEFDPTFCPSDCLRPCESICPAQAIAFSSEGFSGVIDSRCYGCGRCLPICPINIIGTRSHRLTPAAIAPLVLTGVDAVEIHTQVGRLEDFAKLWEAIAPQIPKLKLIAISCPNGEDLIGYLRALHDLIAPLPCALIWQTDGRPMSGDLGDGATRAAVKLGQKVLAADLPGYVQLAGGTNSHTVEKLRVQGLLRGNGGKKAIAGIAYGSYARALLSPVLEQLEDQSRHPPILTQTSVHSSTRLEDAPDLLWDCVHLAHTLISPLKTMPLKPAIPELPLVKLI
- a CDS encoding NAD(P)H-quinone oxidoreductase subunit N, which gives rise to MALITTGKPFIKALETSGAVGITIPLEGGAEGRYQRRVRAAGYGMMNISARGLGDLGAYLLGVHGVRPPHLGKKNTGKEGAVGYTYFLPPAAKYQLETLPPKSKGLVIWLLEGGVLSQQELQFLIALPTMEPRIKVVVEMGGDRSFNWKPLSEFLRAA